The DNA region AGGTTCTTGAGGCGCTCTTTGGCGAGCTTGTCGGCTGCGGTGTCTGCGGATTTTGCCATGGTCGTGATGGTTTGAAATGGGATGTCCGTGAGTGGAGGGTCCGTGTGTTCGCTCAACGGTGTAGCGTGTTCGGATGAACGGCGCAAGCGTTCAATTGAACAGTATTGAAGATTTTTTGAAAATCAGTTCTTTGGTTTGATCTGTTTGCCATCGAGCGGGCCGTCGTAAAACTGGATTCCAGCGGCTTTCCAGCGGGCTTTGTGATGGTTGAGGCGCTTGGTGAAACTTTCGAAGTCGCGTTGGTCTGCCGGGCTCCACGCGACTTCGGACAGTGCGGGCATGCGCGGGAAAATACGGGCTTCGAGGTGGTCCATGTTCTGGATGTACTCGGTCCAGACCGTGCCCTGGACGCCGAGGATCAACGCGCGCTGGGCGTCGTTGGTGGCGACTGATTCCGGTTGGAAGCTGTAGACCTTGGTTGTCGGGGTGAACCCACCGATCGCCGGTGGCACCGAGTTGTGGTCTTCGGTTTGGTAGTAATCGAAATAGCAATGGGAGTTCGGGCACAGGACGACGGGGTGGCCGTGTTCCAGCGCGGATTTGGCGAAGTTGGCATCGCGCCAGACCATCACCGCGGCGTCCTCAGGCAGCCCGCCCTCGATGATCTCGTCCCAGCCGATGAGCGTGCGGCCTTTGCTCTTGAGGTAGGCTTCCATTTGTTTGACGAAGTAGCTTTGCAACGCGTCGCCGTCGGCGAGTCTTTGATCTTTCATCAATCCTGTGCACTTCGGGCATTCGAGCCACGCGGACTTCGGTACTTCGTCCGCACCAATGTGGATGTACTGCGACGGAAAGAGCTCGAGCACTTCGTCGAGGATGTGCTGGAGGAACTCTGTGGTCCCCGGGTTGCCGACGCAGAACACATCCTTGCCACGCAGTCCTTCGGTGAGGATCTCATTGGTCGGGCAGGCGAACTCGGGATGCGCGACGAGCACTGCGTACGAGTGGCCGGGCATTTCAATCTCCGGTACCACGGTGATGAAACGTTCTTTGGCGTAGGCGACGATTTCTCTGATCTGATCCTGAGTGTAATAGCCACCGTAGTCGCCTTGTTGTTGGCCCTTTGGGTTGATCTCTGTGGCTTGCCAGTTCCACGGCTCGGAGGTCTTGTCCTTGCGCCATGCGCCGATCTCAGTGAGCTTCGGGTAACGTTTGATCTCGATGCGCCAGCCCGGTCCGTCGACCAAATGCCAGTGGAAGACATTCATTTTGTAGGCCGCCATGTGGTCGAGGAATCTTTTTACTTCGTCTACCGAGTAGAAGTGGCGTGACACGTCGAGGTGCATCCCGCGCCAGCGGAAACGCGGGGCGTCGGTGATGGTGGTGGCGGGAATGGTGGCGGCCTCGTCTGCGGAGAAGAGTTGCTTCAGCGATTGGACGCCGTAAAAAACGCCTGCCGCATCAGCGCCGGTGATGGTGATGGTGTGGTCTCGCGTTTCCAGACGGTAGCCTTCGGCGGGGAGGGTGCCGCTGGTGTCGATGGCGAGAGTGACCTTGGTGGTGGCTGGCGGTTGTTCGGCGTTCGTAGCTGGGGCGCGTTCGGTGAACCATTGCTCGAGGGATTCTGCGATCGCTTCCAGTTCCGCCGGAGTGGTGACGGTGAGCTTCGAGGTCAGGGGAAATGCGTCGCCGTGCGTGGTCATCTCCTTTGGTTGGGGGATGATCGATGCAGTGGCAGTGAGTGTGCAAGTGATCCAAAGAGCCGCGAGCGCGGGGAGAATTCGGCCAATCATGCCGCAGGCTGGCGGATTCGTCGGATTGGATCAAGTGTTTGTGCGGGGGATTGGACCGCCTCGTAGGAGCTCAGGTGGGTTGTACGGTCCGATCCCATGGCGCTGCCATGGGCTGTGTTGGAGTGCACCTCCGGTGCGGGGAGATGTGCGGCTGCGCCGGTTGGGTTGGATTGCCAAGGCGATGCTTGGCGTTCCAGATGGCGGGCGCTGCGATGGCCTCCGCAGGTCATCGCTCCAGTGCCAGTCCAACGACTACCATTTCCCGCTGGAGCTACGGCACTCCTGCCGTAGAACGTGAGGCTCCGTTATTTGGTTAGCGCGAGAGCTGTCCTGAATCGGACTCAAGCGGCTGAAAATGGATCCGTGATCATGCACGCGCAGCTCTGGTGAGACGGCATTTCTGCTGTCTGGGCGGTGTGGCTTTCGGTTCGGGGTTCACATGATGGAAGATGTGCGGCTGTGCCGGATGGGGGTGGATTGCCAAGGCGAGGCTTGGCGTTCCGGATGGCGGAGATGGATAATTGGTGTCTTTATGACACCTCTAACGCAGGGGGCGGGAGGATGGTCTTATGGGGTACAGGTCGTTGTCTGATCTTCTGAGTAGGTTCTTATGAAATTCACCAAATTTGCTGATTCCCGTCGTTGCTTGTGGCGCGCATTTTCCGTCTCGCTTGGGGCGCTTGCTTTGATTGGAGGAGCTGTCGAGTCGGCGTCGGCGCAGACTACGGTGGCGATTACCAATGGAAGTTTCGAAGACGGGGTGGCCGGGAATGGTGCGCCGTCGGGGTGGGAGCTGACACGGGGAGGAACGAATGACCTGGGCGTGGCGACTGGTGGGATAGACGGTTCGCGGATGTTGTGGATGGGGCCGGACACGGCGATTCGCCAGGATTTGGGCTACACCCTGCAGGCGGGTGAGACCTTGACTTTGCAGTACCGGAGTTCGCGCGGCGCGAACTATGGACGACGGATGCAGTTGTTGGCGAAAGATGGCTCAAGCTATCAGCTGATGGCAGAGACAACCACGCAGACGGGGAGCGGTAGCTGGCCGAATATCACGCTGGAATACACGGTGGCGGCTGGTTACGCGGGCAAGGAGTTGGCGCTGCAGATCGTGGGGGATGACACCAACGACCTGAATACGGAAGACTATAATGAGTTTGATCACTTCCGCCTGACGACATCGCGCACCGTGCTCACGCCGTATGCGTGGTATCGCGCCGATAGCGGGGTGAGTGAGGACGCGGGCGGCGCGGTTTCCAACTGGGCCAACCAAGTCGGGACCGGCGACGACTTGGGCAATGTGGTCGGGCGCCCGTCGATGGTTGCGCTGTCGCGCAGTGGTGGCGGATCCGCCGAGGTGGTGGCATTCGACGGCAGCTCCTCATTGTGGGCGCCAACGTCGAGTTGGGGGAGCGTGGATGGCAACCGAACGGTGGTCGTGCATGCGCGGGTCACAGCGGCCCGTGACGGCTTTTTGTTCGACGGTAGTACTGGTGTCGGATTAACCCGTGCCCAGGTGCGCTCGAACACGTGGCAGGCAGGGGTGGCAAGCTCAGGTGGGTTTGCCAACGCCGATACCGACACGACAGGGGTCACTCTGAACACGTGGCAGACACACATTTTCACCTACGCCGAATCGGGCGGAAGCACACAAGTCACGCATTACATCGATGGATCCGAGGTGGGAACGCATTCGGTGGCGCGGGACGGCGCGCTGGGTGGCTTGATCATCGCGGGCAACGGCGCCGCAGCAGCCACGCTTCCGACCCAGGTGGCCGAGGTTTTGGTGTACAACAGCGCACTGAGCGCAAGCGAACGCAGCGAGGTGACGACCGACCTGACCGCGCGTTGGGGGGATCTGATGGACCTGCCTTATGATTATCAATCGGCGGCGGTGGTGCAGACGTCGGAGGAGATTTCGATCTACGGCATCCACGGGGTGTTGGCGTTGCAGGTGAACTCGACGGGGAATGTCACGCCGTTCAACCTGACCGGGCTCACATTTGATCTGACGGGAACCACGGATCTCGGCGACATCGAGGACGTGCGATTGTACTCGAGCCCGAGCGCAGGTGCGTTTGATCCGAGCCGCGCGACCTTGGTGGAAACCCTGACCGGACCATTTGACGGGACTCTGAGCTTTTCCACTCCGGCTCCGGTGGCATCGAATAGCCATCACTTCTGGGTGGCGGTTAAGTTGAAAGGAACGTCGACTTTGGGCGATGTGCTGGACGGTCGCATCACTGGGTTTTCCATTGATGGAGCGGATGCTGGCAGCTATGTGCCGACGGGAATTGATCCGGCGGGCGAGCTGACGGTCAATTCGCAGTTCTTCTCGACAATCGTGCGCAAAGAGGGCGACGACGGATCGCGGAGCTACCGCATTCCGGGCTTGGCGACCTCGAACGACGGCACGTTGATCGCGGTGTACGACATCCGATGGAATGGCAGCGGTGACCTTCCGGCGAACATTGACGTGGGAGTTTCCCGCTCGACGGATGGTGGCTTCACCTGGGGGCCAATGATCACGGCGATGGACTTTGATGGCAGCATTGCCGGGTCGAGTGGCAACGGAGTGGGCGATCCGTCCATTCTCGTGGACCGTGAGACGGGGCGCATTTGGTGTGCGGCGCTGCACTCGTTTGGCAACAATGGCTGGGCGGGATCCGGTCCGGGGCTCACTGCCGAGGAGACCGGGCAATTTGTACTAAATTACTCCGACGACGACGGCCTGACCTGGAGCGAGCCGGTTTCGATCACCGAGAGTATCAAGGATCCTGCGTGGCGTTTGTATTTCAACGGACCGGGCAAGGGGATCTGTCTGCGCGACGGGACATTGGTTTTCCCAGCCCAGTACCGCGATGAAAGCGGTACGGCGCGCTCGAACTTCATCTACTCGACCGACAATGGCGCCACTTGGAACCACGGCGCGCCGGCGGTTGCCTCAGGTAGTCCATGGACGACCGAGGCGCAGATGATCGAGTTGGACAACGGAGATTTGTTGATCACGATGCGCAACCACGCGGGCAATGGCCAGCGGGCGTGGGCGACGTACTCGTGGGATCATGAGACCGAGACCATTGCCGACGGCACGTGGAGCGCGATCCGCTACGACCAGACCGATCCGGTGGTGATGGCGTCGATCGAACGCTACAGCTCGACGCTCGACGGAGACCCGTATTCGGGCCTGCTTTTCGCCAACCCGGACAACAGCAACCGCTCGCGCATGAGCATCCGCCTCAGTTTGGATGAAGGCCAGACCTGGGCGTACAAGCGCAAGATCGATGACCGTCCGGCGGCGTACTCGTGCATGACGATTCTGCCGGATGGCGATATCGGGATTTTCTACGAGACGGGTGATCAGTCATCGGTAGCGGAGATGCGCTTTTGCCGGTTCCCGGTCGAGTGGGTGGTGGGCGATCTGACGGTCGACACCGATGGCGATGGGATGCCGGATTTCTATGAGGACACCAATGGCCTCAACAAGAACAGCGCGGCGGATGCTACGCTCGACGCCGATAGCGACGGGGCGAACAACTTGAACGAATACCTCGCCGGAACGGATCCACAGCAGGCACCGGGCGGTGGCAATCTGGGCGTGGTCGTGAGTGCGGGCAGTGACTTTTCCACCATCGAACCAACGGCGACTCTGGCGGGCTCTGCCAGCGATGACGGGTTGCCGAACCCACCGGCTGCGTTCACCACAGCGTGGAGTGTAACCTATGGACCGGGGGCGGTTACGTTTGCGGATGCGAGTTCGCCGACGACCGATGTGACGTTCGCCGCTGAGGGGACTTACGTGCTGCGTCTGACAGCAAATGACGGCGCCGTGATCACGGTGGATGAAGTGCGGGTCGACTACGCATTGACTCCGCCTGCCGGGGTGTATGCAAACTTCCGCGCGGGAGATGGCGTGACGGCTGACGGCTCGGGCACGATTTCCAATTGGGCGGACCAGTCC from Sulfuriroseicoccus oceanibius includes:
- a CDS encoding exo-alpha-sialidase, which encodes MKFTKFADSRRCLWRAFSVSLGALALIGGAVESASAQTTVAITNGSFEDGVAGNGAPSGWELTRGGTNDLGVATGGIDGSRMLWMGPDTAIRQDLGYTLQAGETLTLQYRSSRGANYGRRMQLLAKDGSSYQLMAETTTQTGSGSWPNITLEYTVAAGYAGKELALQIVGDDTNDLNTEDYNEFDHFRLTTSRTVLTPYAWYRADSGVSEDAGGAVSNWANQVGTGDDLGNVVGRPSMVALSRSGGGSAEVVAFDGSSSLWAPTSSWGSVDGNRTVVVHARVTAARDGFLFDGSTGVGLTRAQVRSNTWQAGVASSGGFANADTDTTGVTLNTWQTHIFTYAESGGSTQVTHYIDGSEVGTHSVARDGALGGLIIAGNGAAAATLPTQVAEVLVYNSALSASERSEVTTDLTARWGDLMDLPYDYQSAAVVQTSEEISIYGIHGVLALQVNSTGNVTPFNLTGLTFDLTGTTDLGDIEDVRLYSSPSAGAFDPSRATLVETLTGPFDGTLSFSTPAPVASNSHHFWVAVKLKGTSTLGDVLDGRITGFSIDGADAGSYVPTGIDPAGELTVNSQFFSTIVRKEGDDGSRSYRIPGLATSNDGTLIAVYDIRWNGSGDLPANIDVGVSRSTDGGFTWGPMITAMDFDGSIAGSSGNGVGDPSILVDRETGRIWCAALHSFGNNGWAGSGPGLTAEETGQFVLNYSDDDGLTWSEPVSITESIKDPAWRLYFNGPGKGICLRDGTLVFPAQYRDESGTARSNFIYSTDNGATWNHGAPAVASGSPWTTEAQMIELDNGDLLITMRNHAGNGQRAWATYSWDHETETIADGTWSAIRYDQTDPVVMASIERYSSTLDGDPYSGLLFANPDNSNRSRMSIRLSLDEGQTWAYKRKIDDRPAAYSCMTILPDGDIGIFYETGDQSSVAEMRFCRFPVEWVVGDLTVDTDGDGMPDFYEDTNGLNKNSAADATLDADSDGANNLNEYLAGTDPQQAPGGGNLGVVVSAGSDFSTIEPTATLAGSASDDGLPNPPAAFTTAWSVTYGPGAVTFADASSPTTDVTFAAEGTYVLRLTANDGAVITVDEVRVDYALTPPAGVYANFRAGDGVTADGSGTISNWADQSGNGRNLDQVVGAPSVSETLGLSGQSVELVVMDGDDSLWAGNGFGVIQGNRTIAVRARLGDVANGYLFDGSSVAGLTRAHVAAGDWQVGVQVDDFAGADPVTTSVEANDWQDHVFVFIESGGSTHVTHWIDGVQVGSHTVATDTSLSGLILGMSGAATDGLNVEFAEVLVYDRALDVGERDELQRYLDLRWAELGDAPMDFTSASVVQTAGDVFKFGTYGVAALAVTSYGNQGSYNLTGLEFDLSGTTDLGDIAEVRLYSTGGDREFSSSSATLIATLDGPFNGPLTFNASAAVTPGIHHFWVAVKMSGAPVDGDVIDARITGFSVDGPSAGSYVPSVTSPPEFLTGTSGFFSTVVRKGGDDGSGNFRIPAMVVSNAGTVIAGFDVRWDGNDISSPDLPANIDTAVMRSLDGGYTWEPMITVMDFDANEAGSQGNGVGDPTLLVDRNTGRIWCAALWSKGNRGWWGSGPGLTADETGQFMLSYSDDDGVTWSEPFSITSQVKDPAWNLYFNGPGKGICTREGTLVFPAQYKDAGGTPRSNFIYSTDNGATWVTAPAAIASGNPWTTESQIVELDNGDLLLSMRNHDGRKQRLWARFSWDRGAGETIADGSWSAPWFEQTDPTCMASVERYRSTLDGHPFSALLFSNPDSTAREKMSIRLSLDEGVTWPYKRKIDDLLSAYSCLAVMPDGDIGIFYETGEQSSITRMVFARFPLSWLVGDTDTDGDRIPDFYEDVMGLNKQDATDAAKDADGDGVSNLGEFEAQTDAKRKDSVLKADVVPQGNGFALRWDSVEYVHYRVEKSASLEDGSWTPVPGYESVRAAGSVTNITLPESADPRCFYRVVTQ
- a CDS encoding beta-N-acetylhexosaminidase, giving the protein MIGRILPALAALWITCTLTATASIIPQPKEMTTHGDAFPLTSKLTVTTPAELEAIAESLEQWFTERAPATNAEQPPATTKVTLAIDTSGTLPAEGYRLETRDHTITITGADAAGVFYGVQSLKQLFSADEAATIPATTITDAPRFRWRGMHLDVSRHFYSVDEVKRFLDHMAAYKMNVFHWHLVDGPGWRIEIKRYPKLTEIGAWRKDKTSEPWNWQATEINPKGQQQGDYGGYYTQDQIREIVAYAKERFITVVPEIEMPGHSYAVLVAHPEFACPTNEILTEGLRGKDVFCVGNPGTTEFLQHILDEVLELFPSQYIHIGADEVPKSAWLECPKCTGLMKDQRLADGDALQSYFVKQMEAYLKSKGRTLIGWDEIIEGGLPEDAAVMVWRDANFAKSALEHGHPVVLCPNSHCYFDYYQTEDHNSVPPAIGGFTPTTKVYSFQPESVATNDAQRALILGVQGTVWTEYIQNMDHLEARIFPRMPALSEVAWSPADQRDFESFTKRLNHHKARWKAAGIQFYDGPLDGKQIKPKN